The Ciconia boyciana chromosome 2, ASM3463844v1, whole genome shotgun sequence genome has a segment encoding these proteins:
- the ABHD5 gene encoding 1-acylglycerol-3-phosphate O-acyltransferase ABHD5, which yields MAGAGAVALSLAALPAAAPPLPAPGRRAAAMAEEETSSEGLGWLFSWLPAWCPTSLLHLKEAEDKMLKCIASTYNKQYVYISNGNKIWTLTFSPDLSHKTPLVLLHGFGGGVGLWALNFEDLCENRTIHAFDLLGFGRSSRPHFDTDAREAENQFVESIEDWRKEMRLEKMILLGHNLGGFLAAAYSLKYPSRVKHLILVEPWGFPERPDNPEHERPIPIWIKALGAILSPFNPLAGLRIAGPFGLSLVQRLRPDFKRKYSSMFDDNTVAEYIYHCNVQSPSGETAFKNMTIPYGWAKRPMLQRIPQMDQDIPITVVYGARSCIDGNSGSTIQSLRPNSYVKTIAILGAGHYVYADQPEDFNQKVKDICDSVD from the exons ATGGCGGGTGCTGGCGCCGTCGCGCTGTCCCTCGCCGCGCTGCCGGCCGCCGCCCCTCCGCTGCCCGctcccggccgccgcgccgccgccatggccgAGGAGGAGACCTCCAGCGAAGG GTTAGGGTGGTTATTCAGCTGGCTTCCTGCCTGGTGTCCCACATCACTGCTACACCTTAAAGAGGCTGAGGACAAAATGCTAAAAT GTATTGCAAGCACATACAATAAACagtatgtgtatatatctaatggaaataaaatatggaCACTGACATTCTCTCCGGACCTTTCACATAAAACTCCGCTTGTTCTCCTGCATGGGTTTGGAGGAGGTGTTGGACTGTGGGCTCTCAATTTTGAAGATCTCTGTGAGAACAGGACCATTCATGCCTTCGACCTCTTGGGATTTGGACGTAGCAGTAGACCGCACTTCGACACTGATGCTCGGGAAGCAGAAAATCAGTTTGTGGAATCCATAGAAGACTGGAGAAAGGAGATGAGGTTAGAAAAAATGATTTTACTTGGACACAACCTAGGTGGATTCCTGGCTGCTGCTTACTCACTAAAATACCCATCAAG GGTCAAACATCTTATCTTAGTGGAGCCATGGGGTTTTCCAGAGAGGCCTGACAATCCTGAACACGAAAGACCAATTCCAATCTGGATCAAAGCACTAGGAGCTATATTGAGTCCGTTTAATCCATTAGCTGGGCTGAGGATAGCAGGACCCTTTG gATTAAGCCTTGTTCAGCGTTTAAGACCAGATTTCAAACGAAAATATTCATCAATGTTTGATGATAACACTGTGGCTGAATATATCTATCACTGCAATGTACAGTCACCCAG TGGTGAAACAGCTTTCAAGAACATGACTATTCCTTACGGATGGGCAAAAAGGCCGATGCTGCAACGGATTCCACAGATGGATCAAGACATTCCTATCACGGTGGTCTATGGAGCACGTTCATGTATAGACGGCAATTCTGGCAGCACTATCCAGTCTCTGCGACCAAATTCATATGTGAAGACAATA GCTATCCTTGGTGCAGGTCATTATGTGTATGCTGATCAACCTGAAGACTTCAATCAGAAAGTGAAAGAtatctgtgattctgtggacTGA